A part of Ptychodera flava strain L36383 chromosome 11, AS_Pfla_20210202, whole genome shotgun sequence genomic DNA contains:
- the LOC139143703 gene encoding guanylate kinase-like isoform X2, with protein MAEFAPRPVVISGPSGTGKSTLIKKLMDDYKEYFGFSISHTTRKARPGEEDGKDYHFTTRDEMEAAIDRGEFVETAEYSGNLYGTSKKAVEDVLEQKKICILDIDMQGVKSVKQTNLKPRYIFIRPPDMEALEDRLKGRKTESEESLQKRLHSAIEELEYGQTGAYDVTIINDNLEIAYEELKGFLSQDIAELKKEKYRKR; from the exons ATGGCTGAGTTTGCACCACGTCCTGTAGTGATAAGTGGTCCCTCTGGAACAGGGAAAAGTACACTTATCAAGAAACTCATGGATGACTACAAGGAATATTTTGGATTCTCCATCAGTC ATACTACAAGAAAAGCCCGTCCAGGTGAAGAGGACGGAAAAG ATTATCATTTTACCACACGTGATGAAATGGAAGCTGCTATCGACAGAGGGGAGTTTGTGGAAACAGCTGAATACTCAGGGAACCTCTACGGTACAAG TAAAAAAGCTGTGGAAGATGTCCTCGAACAAAAGAAGATATGCATACTAGATATTGATATGCAAGGAGTAAAGAgtgtcaaacaaacaaacttaaaACCACGTTACATATTTATTAGGCCGCCAGATATGGAAGCTTTG GAAGACAGATTGAAGGGTCGGAAAACAGAGTCAGAAGAATCATTACAAAAAAGATTACATTCAGCAATAGAAGAGTTAGAGTATG GTCAAACGGGTGCTTATGATGTTACCATTATCAACGATAACCTGGAGATAGCTTATGAAGAATTAAAGGGGTTTCTCAGTCAAGACATCGCTgaattaaagaaagaaaaatacagGAAACGTTAA
- the LOC139143703 gene encoding guanylate kinase-like isoform X1, with product MFLVRTFVTKVYTRVLVMAEFAPRPVVISGPSGTGKSTLIKKLMDDYKEYFGFSISHTTRKARPGEEDGKDYHFTTRDEMEAAIDRGEFVETAEYSGNLYGTSKKAVEDVLEQKKICILDIDMQGVKSVKQTNLKPRYIFIRPPDMEALEDRLKGRKTESEESLQKRLHSAIEELEYGQTGAYDVTIINDNLEIAYEELKGFLSQDIAELKKEKYRKR from the exons TCTATACTCGTGTCCTTGTCATGGCTGAGTTTGCACCACGTCCTGTAGTGATAAGTGGTCCCTCTGGAACAGGGAAAAGTACACTTATCAAGAAACTCATGGATGACTACAAGGAATATTTTGGATTCTCCATCAGTC ATACTACAAGAAAAGCCCGTCCAGGTGAAGAGGACGGAAAAG ATTATCATTTTACCACACGTGATGAAATGGAAGCTGCTATCGACAGAGGGGAGTTTGTGGAAACAGCTGAATACTCAGGGAACCTCTACGGTACAAG TAAAAAAGCTGTGGAAGATGTCCTCGAACAAAAGAAGATATGCATACTAGATATTGATATGCAAGGAGTAAAGAgtgtcaaacaaacaaacttaaaACCACGTTACATATTTATTAGGCCGCCAGATATGGAAGCTTTG GAAGACAGATTGAAGGGTCGGAAAACAGAGTCAGAAGAATCATTACAAAAAAGATTACATTCAGCAATAGAAGAGTTAGAGTATG GTCAAACGGGTGCTTATGATGTTACCATTATCAACGATAACCTGGAGATAGCTTATGAAGAATTAAAGGGGTTTCTCAGTCAAGACATCGCTgaattaaagaaagaaaaatacagGAAACGTTAA